The DNA sequence taggtgatcaaatatttatgtcatgcaatacaatgcaaatgaattacttaaaaattatacaatgtgattttctggattttgttttaaattccggacacagttgaagtgtacctatgatataaattacagacctctacatgctttgtaagtaggaaaacctgcaaaatcagcagtgtaccaaatacttgttctccccactgtaattaGTAAATCAGACTGGCTCTGtcaaataattattatattacagGTTTGAGCATTTTTCAGACATGACAGCAAGGTGCATACAATACTGTTTAGCTCACCTGCTAAACCCACATGAGATGCATTGGCAATGGCAAGTGCTTCCTCCTCTGTGTTAAACCTGTCATAAGGAAAAGAGAATAAACACCTTGAGTTAGCTCCCATTTTAGCATCCATCCAGTCTTCAGTTGTCTGATCTCTCCTAGCTCCACTGACCTGATGACAGGCAGGAGAGGACCGAAGGTTTCCTCTCTGGTACACAGCATGTCTGTGGTGACATCAGCCAGCAGAGTGGGCTGATGGAACGAGCCGTCCAGACGCTTCCCCCTTAGCACCTTGGCCCCCCGCGACACTGCATCCATTACCTGGTGCTCCACCTGGGAGAGACATAGGATATCATAAGGTTATGTAACATATCAGAATATAAACAATATCATGCAGATAATACAGTTATAGTATAATTATAATACAAACACCCTCTTGACAGTAGGAACCAGGTTACCTTCTCAGAGGCACGGACGTTGATGAGGGGTCCCTGGGTGGTGTTTGGGTCAGAGCCATGGCCCAGACGGAGCTCTGCGTCCATGGCTTTCCCCAACTTCTCTATGAAGTGATCGTGGATCCTACTCTGGACCAGGAAGCGGTTGGAGCAGACACATGTCTACGATGGTCAAAGGGCACATTGAGGGACATGGAGGTTAGACCACGACTTCAGACACCCCATTTTAGAATGACAGGCAACATTTCGATATGGTGTACTTCACAGTTTGAACAGCACAGTAGACACAAAATGATTTGTTTTGAGATAACTCCTATTCCAGTACCTGTCCCGAGTTCCTGAACTTGGAGTTCATGGCTCCCGTCACAGCCTTGTCCACATCTGCACTGTCAAACACAATGAAGGGGGCATGGCCACCCAGCTCCATTGAAACCCTCTTGACGGTGTCGGCGGCATGCTTCAAGAGAATCTGAGGATGAGCAAGGAGTTATCAGGAAGATCACAGGCCTTTTCATtgaaatgcagtgccttgcgaaagtattcggcccccttgaactttgcgaccttttgccacatttcaggcttcaaacaaagatataaaactgtatttttttgtgaagaatcaacaacaagtgggacacaatcatgaagtggaacgacatttattggatatttcaaacttttttaacaaatcaaaaactgaaaaattgggagtgcaaaattattcagcccctttactttcagtgcagcaaaaactctctccagaagttcagtgaggatctctgaatgatccaatgttgacccaAATgtctaatgatgataaatacaatccacctgtgtgtaatcaagtctccgtataaatgcacctgcactgtgatagtctcagaggtccgttaaaagcgcagagagcatcatgaataacaaggaacacaccaggcaggtccgagatactgttgtgaagaagtttaaagccggatttggaaacaaaaagatttcccaagctttaaacatcccaaggagcactgtgcaagcgataatattgaaatggaaggagtatcagaccactgcaaatctaccaagacctggccgtccctctaaacattcagctcatacaaggagaagactgatcagagatgcagccaagaggcccatgatcactctggatgaactgcagagatctacagctgaggtgggagactctgtccataggacaacaatcagtcgtatattgcacaaatctggcctttatggaagagtggcaagaagaaagacatttcttaaagatatccataaaaagtgttgtttaaagtttgccacaagccacctgggagacacaccaaacatgtggaagaaggtgctctggtcagatgaaaccaaaattgaactttttggcaacaatgcaaaacgttatgtttggcgtaaaagcaacacagctcatcaccctgaacacaccatccccactgtcaaacatggtggtggcagcatcatggtttgggcctgcttttcttcagcagggacagggaagatggttaaaattgatgggaagatggatggagccaattacaggaccattctggaagaaaacctgatggagtctgcaaaagacctgagactgggacggagatttgtcttccaacaagacataaagcaaaatctacaatggaatggttcaaaaataaacatatccaggtgttagaatggccaagtcaaagtccagacctgaatccaatcgagaatctgtggaaagaactgaaaactgctgttcacaaatgctctccatccaacctcactgagctcgagctgttttgcaaggaggaatgggaaaaaatttcagtctctcgatgtgcaaaactgatagagacataccccaagcgacttacagctgtaatcgcagcaaaaggtggtgctacaaagtattaacttaagggggctgaataattttgcacgcccaatttttcagtttttgatttgttaaaaaagtttgaaatatccaataaatgtcgttccacttcatgattgtgtcccacttgttgtttattcttcacaaaaaaatacagttttatatctttatgtttgaagcctgaaatgtggcaaaaggtcgcaaagttcaagggggccgaatactttcgcaaggcactgtattatccaCCTACAAGATTTAAGAGGAACATGAAATGTATATTGCATTTTCAGGATTGATTAAGCTAACTCTGAAGCCATTCTAGATCAGTGTCCATACCTTTCCAGTGGCAGTGGACCCAGTGAAGGAGACCTTCCCTACCAGGGGGTCTGTGCAGAGGACTGTCCCAACGGAGGGGGTCTTCTCTCTGGAGCAGGGCACCACGTTAAACACCCCCGCTGGGATCCCGGCCTGACTCGCCAGCTTTACACACACAAAAAGTAAACATATTAATTAGACAAATGAAGTGTCTTACTATTGGGGACCCAGCCACAGTGAGTGTTGTTGTGGAAACAGAAGCACTGACCTCAGCAAGCGCCAGGGCAGAGAGGGGTGTGTCCTCGGCAGGTTTCACCACGACGGTGCAGCCCGCGGCCAGGGCAGCACCCACTTTCCTGGTGATCATAGCACTGGGGaagttccactgtgtgtgtggggggaggggggaggaggatagGCTAGGTGTTACGCAGGAAGTGAAAAGCATTACggaggtagctctccaggacctaAGACAGACATCCCTGACATATAGTAGATGGATGAAGCATTACGGCTCACCGGAGTGATGATTGAGGCCACGCCCACAGGCTGTTTGAGCAGAAGGATCTTACGGTCCTTGGCAGCCGAGGGCACAACATCCCCGTAGACACGGCGCGCCTCCTCAGAGAACCATTCCAGGAAGCCAGCAGCGTAAGCAATCTCCCCCAGGGACTCCTTCATGGGCTTGCCCTAAGAGGTGCAGAACACAGAAGTGGTTTACAACTCAGAACGAAATACAAATCATTACAAGGACAACACCCCTGTTGCATCTAGCAAGACAATACTCACACACTCAAAAGTGATCAGCTTAGCAAGGTCCTTCTTGTTCAACGTCAACAGATCGTACCATTTCCGTAGAAGGACACTTCTTTCCTAAGGAAGAAAACATTAAATCAGATCATGGAATCAGTAAGTTGCATGATCCACAAGAATCTGGAAGACTCCATCTGGTCTTATTAGTGCTCCCTGAAACTAGCAGCTCCTGATAACAGAGATGGAACTTGATGCAACAATGTGTGCTGTGAATTAAGAGTGTATGAGGTGTTGATGGTGAGTGGCGACTCTGGCTGTAGCCTTTCCACTCACTCAGTCTCTCCCGCTCTGAAGCATTGCTTCACATGCATGGCAGCAGAGCATTTATTTGCATGATGAAAATTGGACAGAGAGTCAGAAAAGGGGGATGGATAAAATGACAAGGGGGGTTATTGGCTGCATGGACAGAAGAAAACCAGTACAATGAGTCTATCTTTACCAGATCAAAGACAAAACTGGAGTGAACAGGATTCTCCCCAAACTACAGTATAAGATGTTGGAGTCAAACTTTGATATTCTCTCACTGAGTGATGTGTTAATATGGCAGTGAGTGAGTCGTGCTTAATAATTGCATAATCACTCATGGACTAGAGATCGACCgattaagttttcataacaatcagtaatcggcatttttggacaccgattacggccgattacattgcaatccacgaggagactgcgttgcagtctgaccacctgttacgcgagtgcagcaaggagccaatggaaagttgctagctagcattaaacttatcttataaaaaacaatcaatctgaacacaatcactagttaactacacatggttgatgatattactagtttaactagcttgtcctgcattgtatataatcaatgcggtgcctgttcatttatcatcgaatcacagcctacttcaccaaacgggtgatgatttaacaagagcattcgcgaaaaaagcacaatcgtagaaccaatgtacctaaccataaacatcaatatccttcttaaaatcaatacacaagtatatattatttaaacctgcatatttagttaaaagaaattcccgttatcaggcaatattaactagggaaattgtgtcactgcTCTTGCATTCAGTGTAAGCAGAGTCAGGGCCAcctgcagcagtttgggccgcctggctcgtttcgaactgtgtgaagaccatttcttccgaACAAAGACCATCATTAATTTGctagaattttacataattatgacataacattgaaggttgtgcaatgtaacagcaatatttagacttatggttgCCACacattcgataaaatacggaacagttccatatttcactgaaagaataaacgttttgttttcaaaatgatagttgctggatttgaccatattaatgaccaaaggctcgtatttctgtgtttattatattataattaagtctacgatttgatagagcagcctgactgagcggtggtaggcagcagcaggctcgtaagcattcattcaaacagcactttcctgcgtttggcaatgcttgaagcacagctctgttaatgacttcaagcctatcaactcccgagattaggctggcaatactatagtgcctttaaaaacatccaatagtcaaaggtacagttgaagtcggaagtttacatacacttaggttggagtcattaaaactcatttttcaaccactccacatatttcttgttaacaaactataggtttggAAAGTcagtgcattgctgcaggagggactagtacacctcacaaaatagatggcatcatggagggaagattatgtggatatattgaagcaacatctcaagacatcagtcaggaaaccAAATTGAACCTGTTTccttatttatttgagactaaattgattttatttctgtattatattaagttaaaataagtgtttatccagtattgttgtaattgtcattattacaaatatatatatatatatatatgtatatatatataaaccggCCGATTAATCTGTATCGGCCTTTTTCGTGCCCCTATAATCGGTatctgcgttgaaaaatcataatcggttgacctctataATGGACAGTAAAACAAAAACACGCCTGCAACCTGGAGTGGCTACTTTGCGGGCCAAGTAGTTCTTTGGCCAGGCTATTATAGAGCGTAGACTGCAGTACGGGCCCCAAAACAATGAACCCTGTGGCATAGGCTATGATGCTTGTAATAGATGTCATTGTGCACTATGACTGTCTCTATTTGGTTATTATATTCTGCCTAACGTGCATGTCAGTCACAAGAGTTAAGGAAAGCAGCTGTCACACTGTTGATTTCATGCAACTAGGAAATGTGGGGAAAGCGGTGGTGCTGATGAAGAAGGAAAACAATATCAATATGCTATTCACAGAATTGTGGATCGTGAACTGTCAGAATTGTGGATCGTGAACTGTCAGGTTTGTGGATCGTGAAGTCAACTGTCTTTCAGCATAATTGAAGTAGAGGCCTACTTTCGCTGTGTGATGTTTCCAGGAGTAGAATGCCTTATAGGCTGCGTCGACAGCTAGTTTAGCTTCTGCTGGACCGCAGTCTGCGACGTTCGCAATCTCTTCACCCGTCGCTGGGTCCAGCACTGGGAAGGTAGAGGGAGCATTGATCCATTGCCCGTTCACATAGCCCTGCGTTCGGAGAAGCTGAGCAGAAATGTCGAGGCTGTATTGTCGATGCATGACAAATGGTAGGCCGAACTGGCTGAGGAGACACCGACTTCTTAGGTGGCAGAAACTACCCATAGCAGGAGAATAGCTTTGTCCACAAGAGGTTTCAAGTGGAATGCTGTCTCGCTCGGTCAGTCAAAGAAAAACTGCTGCAGTGACTGGTGAATTTGAATAAGGTTGTCGTCCGTGGATAGATACGAGTTTGAACCAGTCTTGAAGGCGGTCGATTTAAACACGtgatcatgcacacacacacacacacacacacacacacacacacacaatacattacTGACTAAGTTAAACCATAATTCGTGTGCCCCTTCGCTCAAAATAGATACATTGTAACACAAATGGCATTATCGAAAGCAGCAAAATGTGTACGGTACATACATGTATTATTTGTATTGACTGCAAGTGCTACAATACGTTACAATGCAAATACAGTATCTAATATACTAGGCTAGTTATAGTTGTGAAATAAGCGAATGTATCGATAAATAGTTTGTTACAACGTTACATCGTCTGCCTTTCCCACCGCCATTGATGTTTAGCTGGCCAATCCACGCGCTTGGATATCTTCTCTTGCGTCCAATAAGAGCCAGCAAACTATAACCAGCTTCCCTGAAATGTAGGCATGTGTGCATTGCATCATTAGTAGTCTTATCTGTCAAAGTTCAGTCCTTTCAGTCTCAAGTCGACTTTAAAGGCCAAACTAATCTATAAATCACATTGCATCAGCTACCCAATGGGCTTGTTCGACATTTCAGCAGACTGACGACTaatgatctacaaatcaccttgcatcataaataatgACTCGTTATTAATAATCAGACAGCCACAATTTACCAATGatacatttaagcaataaggcccgatcaatataccacgactaagggttgttcttatgcatgacgcaacagcgcctggatacagccattagccttggtatattggccatatcacAAATCCTagaggagccttattgctattataaactggttatcaacgtaattagagcagtaaaaatgcaTGTTTTGTCATAGCTGTGGTATACAGtcttttataaactgggtgatttgagccctgaattctgattggctgtacgaccgtataccacggatatgacaaaacatttatttttaatgctCTAATTATGTTAATAAcccgtttataatagcaataaggcttctcaggggtttgtgatatggccaatataccacggctaagggctgtgtccaggcactgtGGCTGTGtcccttagctgtggtattttgacctataccacacctcctcggccttattgcttaaatatgtcAGCCATCAGGATTCTGGGCTCGAACCACCCcatttataattaagcaataaggggACACAAGGCGGAGtgccactgctcaaaaaaataaagggaacactaaaataacatatcctagatctgaatgaatgaaatattcttattaaatacttttttctttacatagttgaatgtgctgacaacaaaatcacacaaaaactatcaatggaaatcaaatttatcaacccatggatgtctggatttggagtcacactcaaaattaaagtggaaaaccacactacaggctgatccaactttgatgtaatgtccttaaaacaagtcaaaatgaggctcagtagtgtgtgtggcctccacgtgcttgtatgacctccctacaacgcctgggcatgctcctgatgaggtggcggatggtctcctgagggatctcctcccagacctggactaaagcatctgccaactcctggacagtctgtggtgcaacgtggcgttggtggatggagtgagacatgatgtcccagatgtgctcaattggattcaggtctggggaacgggcgggccagtccatagcatcaatgccttcctcttgcaggaactgctgacacattccagccacatgagatctagcattttcttgcattaggaggaacccagggccaaccgcaccagcatttggtctcacaaggggtctgaggatctcatctcggtacctaatggcagtcaggctacctctggcgagcacatggagggctgtgcggccccccaaagaaatgccaccccacaccatgactgacccactgccaaacaggtaatgctggaggatgttgcaggcagcagaatgttctccatggcgtctccagactgtcacatgctcagtgtgaacctgctttcatctgtgaagagcacagggcaccagtggcgaatttgccaatcttggttcTCTGGCAagtgccaaacgtcctgcacggtgttgggctgtaagcacaacccccacctgtggatgttgggccctcataccaccctcatggagtctgtttctgaccgtttgagcagacacatgcacatttgtggcctgctggaggttattttgcagggctctggcagtgctcctcctgctcctccttgcacaaaagcggaggtagcggtcctgctgctgggttgttgccctcctacggcctcctccacgtctcctgatttactggcctgtctcctggtagcgcctccatgctctggacactacgctgacagacacagcaaaccttcttgccacatctcgcattgatgtaccatcctggatgagctgcactacctgagccacttgtgtgggttgtagactccgtctatgctaccactagagtgaaagcaccgccagcattcaaaagtgaccaaaacatcagccaggaagcataggaactgagaagtggtctgtggtccccacctgcagaaccactcctttattgggggtgtcttgctaaatgcctataatttccatctgttgtctattccatttgcacaacagcatgtgcaatttatcaatcagtgttgcttcctaagtggacaatttgatttcacagaagtgtgattgacttggagttacattgtgttgtaagtgttccctttatttttttgagcagtgtatattggcaATATTCCACAAACCCGAGGTGCGTTATTGCTATTATCAACTGATTACcaaacataattagagcagtaaaaaaagtCATACCCCTGGTATttagtctgatataccacagctgtcagccaatcagcatttagggtttgaaccacccagtttataatactgtTTTGATGCTCTTGAATGCAGCCAAAATTATTTAGTCCctgctatctgggatccttgggacatccctaaaCCCCATTAAAGTTTCaatgtaaaatggttaaggtaggAACATCCCAAGGATTCCAGATCATACTGACCAATATTGTTTGTAGCTTAAGTCAGGCAGTCACAATTTACATGACATCAAGGTTTTGATGCGCCGTAACAGGGCCAATATCTTAACTGTTTACCACCTTAGTAACAAGTGTCTTTGCTTTAGTAAAACACTAGATAGACAAGTGTTTATTCAAAAATCTGATTTAATTTATATGCATAACATTGGAAGACAATTTCATTCAGTGACACTTTGTCAAAGGTATATTGACTAAAAAAATCCAACTCTTCATTGAGCAAGGTAACAACTACATAGATCATCCTGTAATGCATACAGAGACAAAATAAGGACTAAAACAGGAGCTCATCAAAAGTAAATGATTCACAAATGTACACATTTACATATAAAAACATGAAGTCTTATAAATGCAATCAAGGATTATGTTTGAAGACTTGACCGTGACAATACTTTTCAAAACTCAATTGAACAGCTCGCCATGCAAATCCATTTTACACAAAATGCCTAGGGGGAAGGGAAAAGGGGTGGCATCATTagtccaaaatgttttgcaacagaaaccgTTTACTAAAAACAGAAAGTTTATTGTTCAAATTCCtgtaggtccctccccgtttggttctagtgaatacaccccagcatacatacatacataccactgCCTTGTTCCAATAAAGCTGTTATATGTGCATCAAAACCACAGAGGGAAAGAGTTGAAATCCTCCACAGAAGACAAAGGCAGTGGATAGCTATGGTGAGGGGCCTTATTCTATTTTGACTGGTCAAGTcaagaaatacatttaaaatcaaccATGTGTGAATTCATGCATTGCCTGAGGACATGTTTCCATTTACAGTGACCAACCTTGAATCTCTAAACACGGTTCGTTTAGCCTAAATACCTGTTGCTTGGGATCAGTAGAAAAACTGTAAAGTGTATTAACAAAGCACAGATTATTAACAAGCAATGACTCAAAAGGCATAAGCCTTAAGTAGCATGTTAAATATGACCTAAGAGAAGTGTGCAGTCAAGTTggaaatgacataatacagaaacaaaaacattttgattaaaataaaaacaaacacatgAAGTAAAACTCTGGTTTGAGCAGTTCTAAGGTAGGCACATTCTTTTGATGATCCTTTTCCAGCATTGGACCGTTCACACAGTTATTTGTCACAAGGACCGTTTATGTCCTTTAGGAAATCagctgcaaaaaaacaaaacaaaacagacgGTTATACAAAGAAATCAGTCTGACAACAGATAAAACAATTGAAAAGCATTCACACAATTTTGTGTGGGGAATGACTTAGACTTTAGTAGTCTAGAAGCACAGTGCTGCTATTCCAGAACACCAAGGGAGGACAGGTAACTCACCGTTTTTACTGTCTGCTTGACATAGTCCTTTCTGCTGGTCAGGTCATAGTCTGGGTATGTGTCATATACCTGGGGCAGAGAAGTTGTTGCCTTAGACTTTTACAGGTAAGCCAACCATCATTGTGATATCAAATCAGAGATGTTTGAGAAGCAAACATACCTTCTGGCAGATCTTCTTCATGGTCATCTCCTCCAGGTCGGCGTCTTTCAGCAGCCTCTTCACCGTCTCCTTCAGCTGCTCATCTGTCGGAGGCTTCTTGATCATCTTGATCAACGGCTCATCGTCGTCCGAGCTGTCGAGTGCTGTTATTTAGGAAAACAAGCAGAGAAAAACATAACAATATGCATTAGGCTACAGGTTGCCAATGACGTATGAAACATGCTATAAAAGTAAATCTACATTCTTACCATTGCCCTTGCTGGCAGTATTTTTCTGTTTGTTACTGCTGCTGTCTGCTTTCTTGGTCTTAGCTGCTGGCTTGGCCGGTGCTGCCCTCTTAGCTGCCGGCTTCTTTTTTGGCTGAGGACAAATCAATCCATTAGTTCAAGATAAAAAGACAAACGGGTAAAAACCCTATCCAGATATTATAGACGTGATCTGTTACATACAAATATGGACACAAACCCAAACTGTTGACTTTTGTATTCACAAGAATTGCTGTGAGTTTAGCAAATCCAAAATCTGGGACAGATTGACAGAAGAGTCTCACCTTCTCAACTTCACTCTCGCCgtcttcctcatcctcatcttcATCATCCTCGTCTGAGTCATCCTTGTCTGAATCAGACTCAGACAGGTCGGAGTCTTCcacttttgttttctttttggCAGGAGCTGCCTTCTTTGCTGGTTGCGCGCGCTTCCTGGAAGGTGTTCTCTTGCCCTTGGCTGGTGGATTTGACTTGGGATCCTGATTGGTAGGAGAGAAGGGACTTCTGTGTTTAATCTTTGAGTGACAGAACAGGCTGACAGTTCTAGAATATTTATAGAGTGGCACTAGTATCGTCCAAGACCAAATAAGGGAAATATCAATTTCCAATGGACAATACCTATTAGTTTACATTACAACATTTCAGTTTCTCACCTCATCGTCTTCAGAATTATCGGTATCTTCATCGGTCGTCACCTTTTCCCTCTTTCCCGATTTCCCGCTCTTCTTTTCAGCGTCCGACTCGTCTTGTTCGACTGTGACTCCTTGCTCGTCATCCTCATCACTGCTAGAATCAGTGACGATAGCTTTGGACTTGCTCTCTGCTTTGACCTTCCGGGGGCTGCTGGATGTACTCCTGGCCTTAGCCTTGGTCTTGCTCTTAGAGTCTTTGGTTGAGATATTCTTCTTTGACTTCTTCTTTCTCTTTGAAATCACAGGCTGCAGATGGGAAGGATAGAATTATAGGTAGGGCCTATACCTTTTTGAAGACCTCATTGGTGAACACAGTTCAGTTTTCTATTCTATTTGACAAGACCAAACTCAAGAAATATGTACCTAGCTAAAGAACAAAAGACCAGTCACTCACATGAAAACGACTGTTAAGGACAGTTTATTTGAAAAATAAAGAGAAGACCTGTAACTCACCTTTCCTGATATTCTGGGACTAATGAGGAAAGTCATGATCCTATCGATGAGGACTGACTGGTTTCCACCCTTCTCCAGGTCCAACACTTTACAGATGGTCCTCAACCTTACACATGTTATCCTGAATCAGTGCACACAATTACTAGTCATTAATTATAATAACAGAGTAAGTTTGATCCACAATCACAACAATATTTCTGATCATGTTTAAACATGTTTCTTCGTTAAAGCTGTTAGAAGCACCTTGTGGAAGAATCTTAAAAATGTTCTTAAAATTGGATGTGTTGGTGCCTCTAGGGatattcagaaagctgattggaGGACCTttttactgatgaatgtgttcaTTTCTTATGACCGTGTTTTTCTTTCTGGTTGCATTTTGCATTATATTTTGATGGGTGTCTCTCTTCTGTAATTCGGGGCTCATCTGTAAGAGACCTTGATCGCAGTacgactccctgataaaataaggtgaaaaatatacagtaccaatcaaaagttgacacacctactcattcaagggtttttctttatttgtactattttctacattgtagaataatagtgaagacatgaaaacacatatggaatcatgtaaccaaaaaaaaaaaaaagtgttaaatgtttttacatttgagattcttcaaagtagc is a window from the Oncorhynchus tshawytscha isolate Ot180627B linkage group LG03, Otsh_v2.0, whole genome shotgun sequence genome containing:
- the LOC112244961 gene encoding succinate-semialdehyde dehydrogenase, mitochondrial isoform X2, with translation MAVGKADDERSVLLRKWYDLLTLNKKDLAKLITFECGKPMKESLGEIAYAAGFLEWFSEEARRVYGDVVPSAAKDRKILLLKQPVGVASIITPWNFPSAMITRKVGAALAAGCTVVVKPAEDTPLSALALAELASQAGIPAGVFNVVPCSREKTPSVGTVLCTDPLVGKVSFTGSTATGKILLKHAADTVKRVSMELGGHAPFIVFDSADVDKAVTGAMNSKFRNSGQTCVCSNRFLVQSRIHDHFIEKLGKAMDAELRLGHGSDPNTTQGPLINVRASEKVEHQVMDAVSRGAKVLRGKRLDGSFHQPTLLADVTTDMLCTREETFGPLLPVIRFNTEEEALAIANASHVGLAGYFFSQDVSQIWRVAENLEVGMVGVNEGLLSTPEASFGGVKQSGLGREGSKYGIEEYLDVKYMCFGGLTP
- the LOC112244961 gene encoding succinate-semialdehyde dehydrogenase, mitochondrial isoform X1, whose product is MGSFCHLRSRCLLSQFGLPFVMHRQYSLDISAQLLRTQGYVNGQWINAPSTFPVLDPATGEEIANVADCGPAEAKLAVDAAYKAFYSWKHHTAKERSVLLRKWYDLLTLNKKDLAKLITFECGKPMKESLGEIAYAAGFLEWFSEEARRVYGDVVPSAAKDRKILLLKQPVGVASIITPWNFPSAMITRKVGAALAAGCTVVVKPAEDTPLSALALAELASQAGIPAGVFNVVPCSREKTPSVGTVLCTDPLVGKVSFTGSTATGKILLKHAADTVKRVSMELGGHAPFIVFDSADVDKAVTGAMNSKFRNSGQTCVCSNRFLVQSRIHDHFIEKLGKAMDAELRLGHGSDPNTTQGPLINVRASEKVEHQVMDAVSRGAKVLRGKRLDGSFHQPTLLADVTTDMLCTREETFGPLLPVIRFNTEEEALAIANASHVGLAGYFFSQDVSQIWRVAENLEVGMVGVNEGLLSTPEASFGGVKQSGLGREGSKYGIEEYLDVKYMCFGGLTP
- the LOC112228882 gene encoding protein DEK isoform X1 — its product is MTETMDEKMEVCPLSDEMEKEQKVEDLADSPYKARKPRNEMSRDITLSQIVEGKREKKTVQRLDFQVAKPAKVLKVENGGGDKLGDIARVNYHLGKLKVPDLKPLHTILFDMPGKIATMRKNMRLFNGFPFEVDSDPYIKKKERMMRITCVRLRTICKVLDLEKGGNQSVLIDRIMTFLISPRISGKPVISKRKKKSKKNISTKDSKSKTKAKARSTSSSPRKVKAESKSKAIVTDSSSDEDDEQGVTVEQDESDAEKKSGKSGKREKVTTDEDTDNSEDDEDPKSNPPAKGKRTPSRKRAQPAKKAAPAKKKTKVEDSDLSESDSDKDDSDEDDEDEDEEDGESEVEKPKKKPAAKRAAPAKPAAKTKKADSSSNKQKNTASKGNALDSSDDDEPLIKMIKKPPTDEQLKETVKRLLKDADLEEMTMKKICQKVYDTYPDYDLTSRKDYVKQTVKTLIS
- the LOC112228882 gene encoding protein DEK isoform X2, which gives rise to MRKNMRLFNGFPFEVDSDPYIKKKERMMRITCVRLRTICKVLDLEKGGNQSVLIDRIMTFLISPRISGKPVISKRKKKSKKNISTKDSKSKTKAKARSTSSSPRKVKAESKSKAIVTDSSSDEDDEQGVTVEQDESDAEKKSGKSGKREKVTTDEDTDNSEDDEDPKSNPPAKGKRTPSRKRAQPAKKAAPAKKKTKVEDSDLSESDSDKDDSDEDDEDEDEEDGESEVEKPKKKPAAKRAAPAKPAAKTKKADSSSNKQKNTASKGNALDSSDDDEPLIKMIKKPPTDEQLKETVKRLLKDADLEEMTMKKICQKVYDTYPDYDLTSRKDYVKQTVKTLIS